In Cryptomeria japonica chromosome 1, Sugi_1.0, whole genome shotgun sequence, the sequence TCTCAAATAAAAACTACCTTATAATATTCGTATTTCAATGTTAAATTTATAAAACCCACATGTCCTTAATATATTtgcaatataatatttttttatttttgatatattaagccccccaatatgaatgcatgtgatataatattgacCAGCGAGTGAAGCTCCTATGCTAAAACCTCTCAATTTTTATGGGGAGTGGAaattaatgcaccccttggatgtatatgtcattattttactattttatgtAGATGATAAGTCAGTGATAGTAttttgagagtcttctcaaaattctctttcTCTGTCTCTATTTTCACTCATTTTAAATTTCTCTTCATTTAACTATTTTGATCTTAAATCAtatgttgcttggagttgcatgtgatctactaCCAACATCAGATCTTGTCTCGATTCTCACTTGTCATAAAGTCTAACACATATAACTCTTAATTGAGAAGGAAAAGGTTAGTATTTTGAGTTTCTACAATGTACTATGAGTATATAAACAAAATTTATAATCTTCATATGCAGATGGAAACTATAAGAGTTTTAAAAATGAATAGAAGAGATTATTGGTTTTGTTAATAAACCTTTAGAATTTTCCTAAGAAATAAATTGTGAGAGAATAAATTTTTTAAGAATAATTTGAAACATGATTAAAAAAATGAGCCTAAAGAAAGGATAACTATATATAATCTTCCTATGATGATTACCTTCAATGAGCTAAATTTGGTAAATGCAAGTTAAATTATGAAAATGATCACTAGTAGTATGAATTATTATGGAACACAAACATGTCATTCAGACATCCACATGCAACATTTTGTCTAAATAGTTCAAACCAAATAAAGGTTCAAGAGGCTAGGAAGAATACAAAGACTaagaaaaataacaaaagagtGCTAAAATATTAACATCTAGATAACATGAAGAATCGCACTAAAAATATTGCAAAGTTTAATGTGAGATTGCAAGGGTATGCAATTAACAATGTTACATCATACATAATGTGATGAAAGAATTTGAAAacgaaaaaattgaaaattgatttATATAAATTTCTTGGATATATTTATCATATGAAATTTATATGATTGTTTGATGATTTCATTATTTTTCAACTTACATTTCAattataaatttgaaaatatttatagatttaaaatacaatttcttaaattatatatatataatttcatttcaatattcattaatatatatttaattcctttattaaatttgtttatttttctttacaaatatcctaattttttttaaaaatctcttAATGATCATACTcttttgtaaacaatttttttatcaaaataactCTAACAAAAATAAATCCAACTAAAATAACATTCTAAACCGTAATATTtgttcaaaatatatatttttaatatttacaatTTGCCATATAGCAATGAAATTATATTAGAAAGATTATTCTACAGCTTAAAATTCTAATAAATTACAATATAATTGAAGTTCAAAACCAGGACACAGACATCAAATTTCAGGCCTGGATGGGAATATTCAGTTTTATAACAAAATATTAAAATCTAGTACTGTTCACCTATAAAATGGGTTTTGGTTAATCTTCCTTAGCCAGGGAAGCTGGAACTGTTTTCACTGGAAGCTATATCTTTTGGTCGACTCGATTCCGAAGTAGACAATTGGCTATTCGTTCTATCACCGTACTCCTCGCTAAACTCTGAAATGTCAAAAACGTCGCCTGAGTTTTTCTCCTCATATCTCATAGCCACTTTGATCTCAGCTACAACATCAGTTACTGTAGGCCTAGCCAAGGGATCGGGTTCAGTGCATCTAATAGCTAGTTTCGCCACATGAATGACGGATTTGATGTCATAATCATTTGGCTGCAACCTCTTGTCCACTATTTTTGATATTTTGACAGGATCTTCATCTGGGTAAACATGTGGGGTGACCTGCTCAACGAAAAATAAAGAATTTTTACTACTAGAGGAATCAAAAGATACGTAAACGTAATTTATGAATATTGATAGCACTTCTTACCCATCTGATAAGATTAATTTCCTCCTCAGGAAGTTTTCCATCGATAGGTCGTCTACCACATATGATTTCCAATAAGACAACTCCAAAACTATACACATCACTTTTTTCCGTGAGCATCTGAGTGCTGAAGTATCTGTCAAACGAAGACAAACAAAACATCAAATCGATAACAATCAAAATAACTTATAGGACtctgaaaaaaaaagagaaaataagtgAAATATTTGAATTACTCCGGATCCAAGTATCCTGCAGTTCCTTTTACAGTCGTTGTAACATGGGATTCCTCTCCGTCTATAGTAACTCTTGAAAGACCGAAATCAGCCAGTTTGCCATTTAGATTGGCATCTAGAAGAATGTTTGCGGTCTTTACATCCCTGTGAATTATTTTTGGGGTGCAGCCCACGTGGAGGTATTCCAACCCTTCAAGAAAAAATCCGAAATAGATAGAACTAGATTAGTGGTGCCCATCCAAATCATTTTTCAAAACTAAAAATCAATTTTAAGTTAACTGTTTTGCTGATTTATGGTCTTTCGTCGCCAATCAACAAAACATTTGACTACAGAGATGCTTTaactcaattataattcacaatcAATCGAACTGAGTAAAAAATAGTTACCATATGCAGCATTCAAAGCTATTCTAAGTCTAGCTCTCCAATCTAGTTTCGCATTTTCGCCTGCATTGCGACCTGCAGAAGAGACGTTAGCTGCAAATAAGTTATGCTTAGTTGGGTTATTATTAATGTAAAAAAGCAAAATGATGTAGACTTTATTTACCATAGAGGTAGTCCTTTAGTGACCCTCCAGGCATGTACTCGTAAGCAAGCATGAGCTCCCTAGATTCATTGCAGTAACCCAGTAAACGCACCAAGTTCTTGTGATGCACTCTTGACAGAAGATCGATCTGTTAACCGAGTGCAATAAAATATATGAATAGGAGCCCCTTTCCTGCGTTGTGCTGAGTCGTTCTTAATGACAAATGAGAGACAAAACCAACTCAAGGGGCATCGAGAATGCAAATATTACCTCATTTAGAAACTCTACAGCTCCTTGTTTGGAAAAGGAGGAGAGTACCTTCACAGCTATTTGTTTTCCGTCGTCTAATTTACCGAGGAACACCACTCCAAAGCCACCTTGTCCAATCTTGTGATTAAAGTCTTCTGTTGCTGTTAACATCTCGTCCAAGGTAAAAGAACGGGTCTTTGTTGAATTTGGCACCAAAACCATAGAGAAGTCTGCAATTGATGTACACGCATATCAAATCCCACTCTAGGAAATTCCAATTTTGTAAGGTAAATGACGTTAAAATACTACATTTGAAAATCCCACAGGAAAACATTTTCTTACCCTGGCCACGCACATATATGGATTCCCTCTTCCCAGGAGCAGAGCCTTTAGTATCTGAGTAACCAATCCCTTTTCCACTGAGCCTCTTTCTATGGACGGTAATACCCAGAAACAAAATTAAACCTCCTATTACAAAGATTCCTGCTACGACTCCTGCGATTTTCGCCTTTGGCCAGTTTGACTGGGAGGACGCCTTCCGGTCGTTTGAGGGGGAGGACGAAGTTTCATTGGGAAGACGAAGTTGACCATTACCATCAAATCTGCAGCATATTAAATTAAGTGAACCCACCCAGTATTGAAAGATTAAAAATAGCTCTCACACTATACTGAGAAGCAATCTTTAAAAACTACAGAACTGGAACAATAGAATGCACTCCCAATAACAGAGCAACAGTCAAAGAATGAAGGATTGTCTTTTTCTTCTCCGTCTTTGAAACAACGTATAtatcaagaaaaattaaaattatacaGTCTTCGCTGTCCATGAAAACTGAAAGTAGCAAACTTAATTAACATTCAGTTCTAGAAATAGAGAGTAACTTCACACATTTGACTGTGTGGAAACGTCATATTACAATACTACGAAAATAGAAAACTAAAGAAAGAAAAACAGAGCCTATCATACTGCACGGATAGCAGTTTATTATGCATTCAGAAAACTAAAGAAGAAACTGTTAGAAGACTACAAAATAGATTAACGAAAAACCGAATTGCATGAaattgttgatcatgcatgttttcAATCTCTCCATAGATGATCAACGGGGAGGATTTCCGAGTTCTCAATGCAACGAAGTAAGATATAAGAAAAACTTTTATGATACCAGCAACTTGTTCAGATGTAGGAAAAAAATGCAATTTCACTTGTCCATTTTGacctaaatatgaaatgaaatggtGCCGGATCTCAATGTGCTTCAATCTAGCGTGAAACACTGATTTTCTGATCGTAACATTCTTGTTATCACAATAATTTTGTAGGGTGTTGTTTAATCAAATGTAGATCCTCCAATATCTTTCAAATCCATTTGGCTTCCCAAATTGTTGTTGCTGGTACAACATATTTTGGTTCTGTGAAAGAGCGAGCCATAGTCATTTGCTTTTCACTACTCCAAGATACAACTACAAAAAAAGCAGAAAACATAGCTAGATGTAGATTTTATATTATCCACCAAACTGGCCCAATTAAAATTTGTGTAACTAGCTAGTTCAAACTTGTCAATAGAAAAATAATGAATGACAAAAATTTGTGCACAACTCAAATAACTTAAATTTCATTTTGCAGCGCAACAATAAGATTCATGTGGATCTTGTATGAATCGATAGATGAGAACTTAAAGTAGTGAAGTACATGATGCTTCgaacaaaacttatgtacaaagtCACACCTACTTTGGATCTTGCATCTCTCTTGGATAGTTTTTCACCAAATGCTACAAGGGTTGCAACAAAAGTGCATGCCATCATTGTAAATTTCTTCTATAATTCAGCTACTTACTTGGCTCAAGAAATGAATATACTTTTAGATTGTTGTTGGACCTCCACACCAAGAAAACAATGCATGTCCTAGATTTGACATCTTTAATAGAGTGCTTTCTTCAACATGCAAACCAACTATTCTTTTCCTATAATTTCATAGCTCATAGGGTACTCCACAGAGTCTTCCTCATCAATATAACCATTTAAGAAGACAAATTTtacataatattaggtctagtagtAGTAAAGTACATGAGGCTTGCAACCAAACTTCTATAGTAAGTTGCATCTAATTTGGATCTTGCATCTCTCCTAGATAATTTCTCACCAAGGGCTACAAGGGTTGCAACTAAAGTGCATGTCATCATTATAAACTTCTTCAATATGTCAGCTACATACTTGGCTCAAGACATAAATctaattttttattgttgttggACCTTCACACAAAGAAAACAATGCATTAGTACCATATTTGACatatttaatagatttatttcttcaacttgtagacaaaCTATTCATTCCCTAGAATTTCATATCTCATAGGCTACTCCACATAGTAGTCCTTGTCAATATAACTATTTAAGAAGGTGAATTTACACCCATCTAATAAATTGGCACTAGTGTTGTGTAGCAATAGCCAAGATAATGTTGATTATATCAAATCTTGCAATTGAAACAAATGTTTCTAAATAATCTACTCAAGGTGTTTGGGTAAACCCCTTAGTGACTAATCTTGCCCTACGGCTTTTCATAAATTCACCAACATGACATTTCACCTTATAATTCTATTTTACAACAATTTCCTTTTTGTCTTTATAAAGTTGTATTAATGGCCATCTATTATTTTTTATCAATCACATGCATCTCTTCATTGATAGCATCAATCCATATGTGTTCAACTTTAttgcttttctttttttaaaaagccTCAAATTTAATTGAACAAACCAAAGCAAAATTGATAATCAAATTCTTATTAGAATTCCTCTAATGAATTTTATTTCACACTTCATACTTTTCATGAAGAGCTTAGACTTGGTGTCTAACTTGAACTATCACTCAAGGTTGTGCTATCTAAAGAACTTGGTGGTCTTAAGCTTGGAGAACATGAACTTGAGCAACCATCAGAGATCAAACTTTCACTTGAGCTTGTGGGGATAGGAGGAAAATTATTATATTCAATGTCCATGACGAGTGGTGTGGTTTTTCTAACACATTTTTGTCATTGCAATGCTCCTCCTTCATTAAAAACCATGTAGCAACTAATAATTCATTGCTTTGTGTTAGGATTATAGAATTTATACCCTTTAGTTGCACCAGAATAACCCACAAAGTTATAAAATGGGATTTTGCATCCAACTTGAATTTTTAAATTGGAACATGAATATATGGAGGAAATCCAAATACACAAAAGTAAGCCACTAAAGGCTTATGAACACTCAAAGATTCCTTTGGAGTTATGTTGTGAAGCAATTTTGTGGGGATTTTATTCAAAATATATATTGTTATAGCTACTACTCCCTGGTAATAGTAAATGGGAAGATTTTTTTACTATAGCATACTTCATGCGATTTACATAATAGTACAATTATTCCTTCTCGTAGTACCATTTTTTAAGGGTATATAAGTTGTAGcaagttgtctcttgatgccatgagTGTTACGaaaataataaattctttggaagTGAATTCCCtcctctatctattttgagcaTTATGAGAGAATATCCATATTTCTCGTAGTACCATATATTCCcttagattttaaaattttcattgaaAGATTTGAAGTCTTACCAATCGTAATTTATCAAATCATTGGTATGCGATTTGCAGAATATCCATTGTATCTTTGACTTCATACTAGTAATACAGAAAAAGATTGAAATATTCAATGTAGATTGGAGGGTAAATATAGCTCGCAGTATGCAGGTTGGATGGTGAAGATAGTTCGAATGTCGTTCTTTCTTTCTGTCTTCTATCAACTGATTTCGTTAGTTTACTGGTAAATAGGAGATTCCGATTTGCAAGCTCATTATATCGTACTACTAAGTCCAAAAAAATTTGGGATAATAATAGCTCGTCTTCCTCTTTATTCTCCATTGTTCATAATTGTCTCTGATAAACTGAAATGAAAAATTGCTAACATTTGCCATTCTGATATTTCTTCTATAGAACTGTTATCCTGCACAATGTAAAAACTCTCCAACctcctctaataccaattgaaaaaCTTGAATATAAAATATCTGGCACACTAGCGAATAACAATCTTAGAAAACTACAGAACTGAAAAATAGAATGCACTCCCAACAACACAGCGAACATTCAAAGCATAAATGTCTGTCTTACTCTTCTCTGCATTCTTACTATTCATACTGAAACAACGTACATATAAAGAAACGTTATATAAAGTCCTCGCTACCATGACATCTAAAAATTGTGAAGGGCTTTGTTAACCATCAGTGCTAAAAAGAAAGAGAAACTTCATGTGTTCGACTGCATGGAAAAGTTTTAATCCATAACTATGCAAATAGAAAACTAAAGGAAGAAATACATAGCCTATCATACTGTGCGAACAGCAGTTTATTATGCATTCAGAAAACTAAATGAAGTGTCAGAAAACTGCAAAGAAGACAGATGAAAAACTGGATTGCATGAAATTGTTGATCACGCACATCTTTAAGTATTTGGTCTTCATTGTAATTGTTGGCATTACAGATTAAAAAGGTGCATCAACGCTCTGAAGCAAGTTTACTTCTAGACGTTTCGAGAAAAACAGAGTGAAGAAAATTTACGGTACCTTGTATTCAACGAACGGCTCGGTAGAAGTGTTTGAGGAATTACACCACTAAAATTATTGTTCTGTATAAACCTGTGAGTAGAATAAGAGATGTTCAATACATATTTTCTGTGTTAACGTTCTACTGACTACATTTTCTCAGAAGAAGAGATAAACGAATACAGAGAGTGACATACAATTCTTTCAGTTTAGGCAGCTGAGAGAGCCAGGTTGGAACTTCGCCACTTAAGTTGTTGTTTTGTAAATGCCTGCACAATCACTTAAGGTCATAGCTGCTATGTTTGCATTTTCGAATAGtaattattttcaattttaaaatgctTACAGACAATTTTTTTGAGGGATTTATGCACTTGTAACTTACAGGCTCTCCAACATGACTAATTTCGACAAATCTGGTAAGTCTCCCGTGAGACGGTTATTGTTCAGCGATCTGGTCACAGGTGCCCGTTATGTAAACATAAGTTCAATGAAATATTTCAATACAAGTTACGCTGATTTCATAATATCAGAGTCAAAATTTTCTAGAGTCATTCTTGAGATGCAATCATTGATTGCGGCAATGAAATTTGATATTAGAAATGCACAAGACTGAATTTATAAACAATAAACACTTGCCATCGCTAACAAGAATAAGGAGGACAATCTATATGTAATGGAATTTCGACACTTGATATTATATGGTGGAAATTCGATTTATAGAATACAGCCACTTAACTTCTAATTCATCTTCTTTCCAGAAATTGTTACTAAAATTTAGCTGCCACGAAACTTAAGTTTCTATAAGAAATCAATGAAGGCTGTATGCAGATGGAAAGTAAATACAGAATTGCAAACATACATTTTAACCAGCGCAGTCATGTTTCCAAGCCTTGAAGGTATCGATCCCGTCAGATTCCTGTTCGAGAAGTTGCTGGATACCATGACATAAGAAGAATTTGTCAACTGCTTTCTCCTTCAGCGTTCTTATAATTGACATTAAAACAGCAAAAATACGGTACGAATAAAACTTACATCTCTTCTACTCTGACTATTTCAGAGCCTCTATTACAATTGATTCCTTCCCACGGATAAATAAAGCATGGGTCCGAGATCCAATTCCAATTACTTAGGTTAAATTTTTTCATAACACTAGCAAGAGCTTGAACTGCAGGTTAGGCAATCAGTCAATTTTGTAAACACTTAGATTAAAAGCTACACATTTCATGCTCTACCAGcaagaaattatttaaaaaattgagGAGCTAATGTCCTCACCGTCTTCCAAAGAGGTGAGAGGTGCCGTGGGAACCCTTTGGTACCACTCCAGAGCATTCAGCATAGGACTCATGGTAGAGTTAGAGGCTTTGGACAATGTTAAGGTTGACATTATTGTGTAAGTTAAGATAGGCAGTTCCATGGCAGAATGATTTCTGACAAGATGAAGATTGGTAAATCTTGTTACGCCATTAATGATAATGTCGAAAATTCTGGACCCAGAAGTGTTATCGATCTCCGCAAAATAAAGTAAGAGTAAGGTGTCCTCTGTGGGCTTTGCAAAAGTAACATCAACTTTACTGTGCTTTGCAGGCACCACCACGGCCGTTTGCATTACAACAGGCGGAGGAAGATCTTCTGTGTTGTTTGTTGAAATCGGCTCAACCGAACTAACATTATGTGCTCCTTCAGCTACGTCAATATCCCACAAACGGTCGAATTGGTCATCAGGGTacctaaataattaattatttgacaatcagtTAAAAGAAGGCCCGTAAACGTTCCACAAGGAAAGAAAATGACGGGGGAATGATTTACGATTTACCTTATCTGCTTAGATGCGCCGTAAGACTTTCTCGCTATCATATGCAACATTTGTCTGGACGTAACCTGATTGTACATTCCTTGTCGAAGAGGTCTCAACTCGATAGAAGAAATAAATGGATCAACATCCTCTGAGGCTCGGATTAAACAAATATACACCACTTGCCCACCACTGACCAAGATCTTCTCACTCCTT encodes:
- the LOC131070143 gene encoding probable LRR receptor-like serine/threonine-protein kinase At1g67720, whose protein sequence is MEASACALFLIISWSVYSCVAESGFLSLDCGGIGNRTDSSTGITWTPDDKYIQGGYRKANNDETLEFYHQSLRVFPKPLNKSCYHLPITPNVPFLLRLYFVGVSYTNLIPNFNYSIETQEFLNIRNPTLQSYPPQRSEKILVSGGQVVYICLIRASEDVDPFISSIELRPLRQGMYNQVTSRQMLHMIARKSYGASKQIRYPDDQFDRLWDIDVAEGAHNVSSVEPISTNNTEDLPPPVVMQTAVVVPAKHSKVDVTFAKPTEDTLLLLYFAEIDNTSGSRIFDIIINGVTRFTNLHLVRNHSAMELPILTYTIMSTLTLSKASNSTMSPMLNALEWYQRVPTAPLTSLEDVQALASVMKKFNLSNWNWISDPCFIYPWEGINCNRGSEIVRVEEINFSNRNLTGSIPSRLGNMTALVKISLNNNRLTGDLPDLSKLVMLESLHLQNNNLSGEVPTWLSQLPKLKELFIQNNNFSGVIPQTLLPSRSLNTRFDGNGQLRLPNETSSSPSNDRKASSQSNWPKAKIAGVVAGIFVIGGLILFLGITVHRKRLSGKGIGYSDTKGSAPGKRESIYVRGQDFSMVLVPNSTKTRSFTLDEMLTATEDFNHKIGQGGFGVVFLGKLDDGKQIAVKVLSSFSKQGAVEFLNEIDLLSRVHHKNLVRLLGYCNESRELMLAYEYMPGGSLKDYLYGRNAGENAKLDWRARLRIALNAAYGLEYLHVGCTPKIIHRDVKTANILLDANLNGKLADFGLSRVTIDGEESHVTTTVKGTAGYLDPEYFSTQMLTEKSDVYSFGVVLLEIICGRRPIDGKLPEEEINLIRWVTPHVYPDEDPVKISKIVDKRLQPNDYDIKSVIHVAKLAIRCTEPDPLARPTVTDVVAEIKVAMRYEEKNSGDVFDISEFSEEYGDRTNSQLSTSESSRPKDIASSENSSSFPG